The following are encoded in a window of Hemiscyllium ocellatum isolate sHemOce1 chromosome 35, sHemOce1.pat.X.cur, whole genome shotgun sequence genomic DNA:
- the LOC132832568 gene encoding macrophage mannose receptor 1-like — MTGLRLLLMFLAEGLSQITYSGKEYHLIEEPRSWSEAWDYCRSEYTDLASILSPAEGTVLAFLPVPEEGTWIGLYNDQQLPDGWKWTTGEQFSYSNWADSYPGEFSSSSPICVYLRQGQWFDLECSVPLASICYTDLKKPRYAIPKESKESSEASSQSMANSFDVINKRHFKQNRFQPIVSGDRVYFLIEDEKSWTKAWNHCRSQYTNLVSVRNAEDARFIASLPHEPQWIGLYNDGQSGWMWSNGDKITYTKWALWHPYSFNSTLPMCGAMLDGEWHEADCDFPFAFICYKELKAQSEARPGKVRHPAKPRQPGSGEVLSVPKKVADSGASVNVGANSKRIYHKIHLERTWSDARDYCMLHHTGLLSIRNRQENTVASRLYEEIKLGWSGLYNDQRTNSGWKWANGDPVGYTNWKPGNPYRYNIMAPVCVYIQEGRWSDAPCRFLFPFVCYTEVSEDPSEVVTEKPVDIGVNWKQPHKVSEKDLDADDVQDLQQPKRNYVLVNKEKTWNEAQEYCRAQHMDLVSVQHMVENSKVAKLLEVDLAAWIGLFNQHQSEYGWMWTNGEPATFFHWDPFYPMEFTTMTACVILVNEHWKDVPCDYKFAFICYSEDALASTPSSG, encoded by the exons ATGACCGGATTACGGTTGCTCCTCATGTTCTTGGCCGAAG GTCTCTCCCAGATCACATACTCCGGGAAAGAGTACCACTTGATCGAGGAGCCGAGGAGCTGGTCCGAGGCCTGGGATTATTGCCGCAGTGAGTATACCGACCTGGCCAGTATCCTGAGCCCAGCAGAAGGAACGGTCCTTGCTTTCCTGCCAGTGCCAGAGGAAGGCACCTGGATCGGCCTGTACAATGACCAGCAGCTCCCCGACGGCTGGAAGTGGACCACGGGAGAGCAGTTCAGCTACTCCAACTGGGCGGACTCCTACCCCGGGGAATTCAGCAGCAGCTCCCCCATCTGCGTTTACCTGAGGCAGGGCCAGTGGTTCGACCTGGAGTGCAGCGTCCCGTTGGCCTCCATCTGTTACACAG ACCTGAAAAAGCCTAGGTACGCCATTCCTAAGGAGAGCAAAGAGTCCTCTGAAGCAAGCAGCCAGTCGATGGCAAATTCATTTGATGTCATAAATAAAAGGCATTTTAAACAAA ATCGGTTCCAGCCCATTGTCAGCGGTGACAGGGTCTACTTCCTCATCGAGGACGAGAAGAGCTGGACGAAGGCCTGGAACCACTGCCGGAGCCAGTACACCAACCTGGTGAGCGTGAGGAACGCCGAGGATGCCAGGTTCATCGCCTCGCTGCCTCACGAGCCCCAGTGGATCGGGCTGTACAACGACGGGCAGTCCGGATGGATGTGGTCCAACGGAGACAAGATCACCTACACCAAGTGGGCGCTCTGGCACCCCTACAGCTTCAACAGCACCCTGCCCATGTGCGGCGCCATGCTGGACGGTGAATGGCACGAAGCCGACTGCGATTTCCCATTTGCCTTCATCTGCTACAAAG AGCTGAAAGCACAGTCGGAAGCCAGGCCCGGAAAAGTGAGACACCCCGCGAAACCGAGACAGCCTGGGAGTGGTGAGGTGCTCTCTGTGCCCAAGAAGGTGGCCGACAGTGGCGCCTCCGTTAATGTAG GAGCCAACTCCAAGAGGATATACCACAAGATTCACCTGGAGAGGACCTGGTCAGACGCCCGGGACTACTGCATGCTCCATCACACGGGGCTGCTGAGCATTCGCAACAGGCAGGAGAACACGGTCGCCAGCAGGCTCTACGAGGAGATCAAGCTGGGCTGGTCCGGCCTGTACAACGACCAGAGGACCAACAGCGGCTGGAAGTGGGCCAACGGCGACCCGGTCGGCTACACCAACTGGAAGCCGGGCAACCCTTACCGCTACAACATCATGGCCCCCGTCTGCGTCTACATCCAGGAGGGCAGGTGGAGTGACGCCCCCTGTCGCTTCCTGTTCCCCTTCGTGTGCTACACGG AGGTTTCTGAAGACCCCTCGGAGGTAGTCACCGAGAAACCCGTTGACATTGGTGTTAACTGGAAACAGCCACACAAGGTCTCGGAAAAGGACTTGGACGCAG ACGACGTCCAGGACCTGCAACAGCCCAAACGGAACTACGTCCTCGTCAACAAAGAGAAGACATGGAACGAGGCGCAGGAGTATTGTCGGGCCCAGCACATGGACCTGGTCAGCGTGCAGCACATGGTGGAGAACAGCAAAGTGGCCAAGCTGCTGGAGGTAGACCTGGCTGCCTGGATCGGTCTGTTCAACCAGCACCAGTCTGAGTACGGCTGGATGTGGACCAACGGGGAACCTGCCACCTTCTTCCATTGGGACCCCTTCTACCCCATGGAGTTCACCACCATGACCGCCTGCGTTATCCTCGTCAACGAACACTGGAAAGACGTGCCCTGCGATTACAAGTTCGCGTTCATCTGTTACTCCG AAGACGCCCTAGCCAGCACACCCTCGAGTGGCTGA